The Streptomyces tendae genome has a window encoding:
- a CDS encoding ParA family protein, with product MGGSVHCEPEVEESESLRSDANIAGPMTDPVPGPRTESMGADVSRETPPPMDDTPIGRAAQLAVEALGRAGEGLPRPEQTRVIVVANQKGGVGKTTTTVNLAASLALHGSRVLVIDLDPQGNASTALGIDHHAEVPSIYDVLVESKPLAQVVQPVPDVEGLFCAPATIDLAGAEIELVSLVARESRLQRAIQAYEQPLDYILIDCPPSLGLLTVNALVAGQEVLIPIQCEYYALEGLGQLLRNVDLVRGHLNPTLHVSTILLTMYDGRTRLASQVAEEVRTHFGDEVLRTSIPRSVRISEAPSYGQTVLTYDPGSSGALSYFEAAREIALRGVGVSYDASQAHIGAQQTDPNMVEGVQ from the coding sequence ATGGGAGGCTCTGTTCATTGCGAGCCTGAAGTCGAGGAGAGTGAATCCTTGCGGTCCGACGCCAACATCGCGGGACCGATGACCGACCCGGTCCCCGGTCCCCGTACCGAATCGATGGGGGCGGATGTTTCACGTGAAACACCGCCTCCGATGGACGACACTCCCATCGGTCGTGCTGCCCAACTGGCGGTTGAGGCTCTGGGCCGTGCCGGTGAGGGGCTTCCGCGGCCTGAGCAGACCCGTGTCATCGTGGTCGCCAACCAGAAGGGCGGCGTCGGCAAGACGACGACCACCGTCAATCTCGCGGCCTCGCTCGCACTGCACGGATCCCGTGTCCTGGTGATCGACCTCGACCCTCAGGGCAACGCGTCCACCGCCCTGGGCATCGACCACCACGCCGAGGTGCCCTCCATCTACGACGTGCTGGTGGAGAGCAAGCCGCTGGCGCAGGTCGTCCAGCCCGTGCCGGACGTCGAGGGACTCTTCTGTGCCCCCGCCACCATTGATCTCGCCGGTGCGGAGATCGAGCTGGTGTCACTGGTGGCGCGTGAGAGCCGACTGCAGCGGGCGATCCAGGCCTATGAGCAGCCGCTGGACTACATCCTCATCGACTGCCCGCCGTCGCTCGGCCTGCTCACGGTCAACGCCCTCGTGGCGGGCCAGGAGGTGCTGATCCCGATCCAGTGCGAGTACTACGCGTTGGAAGGGCTCGGGCAGCTGCTGCGCAACGTCGACCTGGTCCGGGGGCACCTGAACCCCACCCTGCACGTCTCGACCATCCTGCTCACCATGTACGACGGCCGGACGCGGCTCGCCTCCCAGGTCGCGGAGGAGGTACGCACCCACTTCGGCGACGAAGTCCTGCGGACCAGCATCCCCCGCTCCGTCCGTATCTCCGAGGCGCCGAGCTACGGCCAGACGGTGCTGACTTACGATCCTGGATCGAGCGGTGCTCTCTCGTACTTCGAGGCGGCGCGTGAGATCGCGCTCAGGGGCGTCGGCGTCAGCTATGACGCATCGCAGGCGCACATCGGCGCACAGCAGACTGATCCGAACATGGTGGAGGGCGTGCAGTGA